A window of Macrotis lagotis isolate mMagLag1 chromosome X, bilby.v1.9.chrom.fasta, whole genome shotgun sequence contains these coding sequences:
- the DDT gene encoding D-dopachrome decarboxylase produces MPFVELDTSLPAARLPSGLSQRLCAAAAAVLGKPQDRVNVTVRPDLTMILSGSGDPCAQLIVSSIGVVGTAEENRDHSAKFFEFLTKELSLSPDRINIRFYPLEPWQIGKKGTVMTFL; encoded by the exons atgcCCTTCGTGGAGCTGGACACCAGCCTCCCGGCCGCCCGGCTGCCCAGCGGCCTGAGCCAGCGCCTGtgcgccgcggccgccgccgtGCTGGGCAAGCCCCAGGAC AGAGTGAACGTGACGGTGAGGCCAGACCTCACCATGATCCTGAGCGGCTCCGGGGACCCCTGTGCCCAGCTCATCGTCTCCTCCATTGGCGTGGTTGGCACCGCCGAGGAGAACCGGGACCACAGCGCCAAGTTCTTTGAGTTCCTCACCAAGGAGCTGAGCCTGAGTCCGGACAG AATTAACATTCGATTCTACCCTCTGGAGCCATGGCAAATTGGCAAGAAGGGCACAGTGATGACATTTCTGTAA
- the MIF gene encoding macrophage migration inhibitory factor, producing the protein MPMFVVQTNVARSAVPESLLAELTAQLAKATGKPAQYIAVHVAADQLMAFGGSTEPCALCSLHSIGKIGGPQNKAYSKQLCELLTKHLKIPGDRIYINYYDMNAANVGWNGSTFA; encoded by the exons aTGCCCATGTTCGTGGTGCAGACCAACGTGGCGCGCTCCGCCGTGCCCGAGTCGCTGCTGGCCGAGCTCACGGCGCAGCTGGCCAAGGCCACGGGCAAGCCCGCGCAG TACATCGCCGTGCACGTGGCCGCCGACCAGCTGATGGCCTTCGGGGGCTCCACGGAGCCCTGCGCGCTCTGCAGCCTGCACAGCATCGGCAAGATCGGGGGCCCCCAGAACAAGGCCTACAGCAAACAGCTCTGCGAGCTGCTCACCAAGCACCTGAAGATCCCGGGGGACAG GATCTACATCAATTATTACGACATGAACGCTGCCAATGTGGGCTGGAACGGCTCCACCTTCGCCTGA